A single Gambusia affinis linkage group LG20, SWU_Gaff_1.0, whole genome shotgun sequence DNA region contains:
- the LOC122823238 gene encoding V-type proton ATPase 116 kDa subunit a1-like isoform X4 has translation MGELFRSEEMTLAQLFLQSEAAYCCVSELGELGMVQFRDLNPDVNVFQRKFVNEVRRCEEMDRKLRFVEKEIKKASIPMVDTGENPEVPFPRDMIDLEATFEKLENELKEINTNQEALKKNFLELTELKHILHRTQQFFDEMEDPNLLEESSALMEGSEGGRGAPLRLGFVAGVISRERIPTFERMLWRVCRGNVFLRKAEIEDPLEDPTTGDQVHKSVFIIFFQGDQLKNRVKKICEGFRASLYPCPETPQERKEMLAGVNSRIEDLQMVLNQTEDHRQRVLQAASKTMRVWFIKVRKMKAIYHTLNLCNIDVTQKCLIAEVWCPVSDLDSIQFALRRGTERSGSTVPSILNRMQTKQTPPTFNKTNKFTSGFQNIVDAYGIGNYREINPAPYTIITFPFLFAVMFGDMGHGVLMTAAALYLVLRESRILAQKSDNEMFNMVFAGRYIILLMGIFSVYTGIIYNDCFSKSLNMFGSGWSVRPMFNSKGANWSSETLDGNAVLQLDPAVPGVFNGPYPLGIDPIWNVATNKLTFLNSFKMKMSVILGVIHMLFGVSLSLFNHLYFKKPLNIFLGFIPEIVFMFSLFGYLILLIFYKWTAYDVFTSKDAPSLLIHFINMCLFNYNDPTNKPLYAGQMGIQILLVLIALACVPCMLIVKTMVLRRQHLWKRHLGTQKFGGVRVGNGPTEDEAGIMDHDQLSQHSDEGDEFNFGDVAVHQAIHTIEYCLGCISNTASYLRLWALSLAHAQLSEVLWSMVMHLGLSSRSGGGFFGLSIIFSAFATLTVCILLIMEGLSAFLHALRLHWVEFQNKFYTGQGFKFVPFSFESILEGRFDD, from the exons ATGGGGGAACTGTTCAGAAGTGAAGAGATGACACTGGCCCAGCTCTTCCTCCAGTCTGAGGCTGCCTACTGCTGCGTCAGTGAGCTGGGAGAACTGGGCATGGTCCAGTTCAGAGAT CTGAATCCAGATGTCAACGTATTTCAGCGCAAGTTTGTGAATGAAGTGAGAAGATGTGAGGAGATGGACAGGAAGCTAA GGTTTGTTGAGAAGGAGATCAAGAAGGCGAGCATCCCCATGGTGGACACTGGAGAGAATCCAGAAGTTCCTTTTCCCAGAGACATGATCGACCTGGAG GCCACGTTTGAGAAGCTGGAGAATGAACTGAAGGAGATCAACACCAACCAAGAAGCCCTGAAGAAGAACTTCCTGGAGCTGACGGAACTCAAGCACATCCTGCACAGAACCCAGCAGTTCTTTGATGAG ATGGAAGACCCCAACCTGCTGGAGGAGTCGTCAGCGCTGATGGAGGGCAGTGAGGGGGGCCGCGGGGCCCCCCTCAGACTGGG GTTTGTGGCTGGAGTGATCAGCAGAGAGAGGATTCCCACCTTTGAGCGGATGCTGTGGCGGGTGTGTCGTGGTAATGTCTTCCTACGGAAAGCGGAGATTGAAGACCCTCTGGAGGACCCCACCACG GGGGACCAAGTTCACAAGTCGGTGTTCATCATCTTCTTCCAGGGTGACCAACTCAAGAACAGGGTGAAGAAGATATGTGAAGG GTTCCGGGCGTCTCTCTACCCGTGCCCAGAGACCCCCCAGGAGAGGAAAGAGATGCTGGCTGGAGTCAACAGCCGCATTGAGGACCTCCAAATG GTACTGAACCAAACCGAAGACCACCGCCAGCGCGTGCTGCAGGCTGCCTCTAAGACCATGAGGGTGTGGTTCATCAAAGTGAGGAAGATGAAGGCCATCTATCACACCCTGAACCTCTGCAACATCGACGTCACTCAGAAATGTCTGATCGCTGAGGTGTGGTGTCCCGTCTCAGACCTGGACTCCATCCAGTTTGCTCTGCGCAGAGGAACG GAGAGGAGCGGCTCGACGGTGCCTTCCATCCTGAACAGGATGCAGACCAAGCAGACCCCACCAACCTTCAACAAGACCAACAAGTTCACGTCGGGCTTCCAGAACATCGTTGATGCCTACGGGATCGGGAACTACCGGGAAATAAATCCAG ctccatacACCATTATCACCTTtcccttcctgtttgctgtgATGTTTGGTGATATGGGTCATGGGGTGTTGATGACCGCTGCTGCCCTGTACTTGGTCCTCAGAGAGAGTCGAATCCTCGCCCAGAAAAGCGACAACGAG ATGTTCAACATGGTTTTCGCTGGTCGCTACATCATCCTTCTGATGGGGATCTTCTCAGTCTACACAGGCATCATCTACAATGACTGCTTCTCTAAGTCTCTGAACATGTTTGGCTCTGGTTGGAGTGTCAGGCCCATGTTCAACTCTAAAGGAGCCAACTGGTC GTCTGAGACCCTTGATGGGAATGCAGTTCTCCAGTTAGATCCAGCTGTTCCTGGGGTCTTCAACGGACCCTATCCTCTTGGGATCGACCCG ATCTGGAATGTTGCTACCAACAAGCTGACTTTCCTGAACTCGTTCAAGATGAAGATGTCAGTGATCCTCGGCGTCATCCACATGCTGTTTGGAGTCTCTCTGAGTCTCTTCAACCACCT GTACTTTAAGAAGCCTCTGAACATCTTTCTGGGCTTCATCCCAGAAATAGTCTTCATGTTCAGCTTGTTTGGTTACCTCATCCTGCTCATCTTCTACAAGTGGACCGCATATGATGTCTTCACCTCTAAAGATGCCCCAAGCCTGCTCATCCACTTCATCAACATGTGTCTGTTTAACTACAACGACCCAACCAACAAACCTCTCTACGCGGGCCAG ATGGGGATCCAGATCCTGCTGGTGCTCATTGCCCTGGCCTGTGTTCCCTGTATGCTGATAGTAAAGACCATGGTGCTCCGGCGTCAGCACCTGTGGAAACGGCATCTG GGCACGCAGAAGTTCGGAGGGGTGCGGGTGGGCAACGGACCCACGGAGGACGAGGCTGGCATCATGGACCACGACCAGCTCTCCCAGCACTCCGACGAAGGAGACGAG TTTAACTTTGGTGATGTGGCCGTCCATCAGGCCATCCACACCATAGAGTACTGTCTGGGTTGCATCTCCAACACGGCCTCCTATCTGCGCCTCTGGGCCCTCAGCCTCGCCCACGCAC AGCTGTCTGAGGTGCTCTGGTCTATGGTGATGCACCTGGGTCTGTCCTCTCGCAGTGGGGGCGGCTTCTTTGGCCTGTCAATCATCTTCTCTGCTTTCGCAACTCTAACTGTTTGCATCCTGCTCATCATGGAGGGACTGTCAGCTTTCCTGCATGCCCTGCGCCTGCACTG GGTGGAGTTCCAGAACAAGTTCTACACAGGTCAGGGCTTCAAGTTCGTCCCCTTCTCATTTGAGAGCATCCTGGAGGGGCGCTTCGATGACTGA
- the LOC122823238 gene encoding V-type proton ATPase 116 kDa subunit a1-like isoform X3 yields MGELFRSEEMTLAQLFLQSEAAYCCVSELGELGMVQFRDLNPDVNVFQRKFVNEVRRCEEMDRKLRFVEKEIKKASIPMVDTGENPEVPFPRDMIDLEATFEKLENELKEINTNQEALKKNFLELTELKHILHRTQQFFDEMEDPNLLEESSALMEGSEGGRGAPLRLGFVAGVISRERIPTFERMLWRVCRGNVFLRKAEIEDPLEDPTTGDQVHKSVFIIFFQGDQLKNRVKKICEGFRASLYPCPETPQERKEMLAGVNSRIEDLQMVLNQTEDHRQRVLQAASKTMRVWFIKVRKMKAIYHTLNLCNIDVTQKCLIAEVWCPVSDLDSIQFALRRGTERSGSTVPSILNRMQTKQTPPTFNKTNKFTSGFQNIVDAYGIGNYREINPAPYTIITFPFLFAVMFGDMGHGVLMTAAALYLVLRESRILAQKSDNEMFNMVFAGRYIILLMGIFSVYTGIIYNDCFSKSLNMFGSGWSVRPMFNSKGANWSSETLDGNAVLQLDPAVPGVFNGPYPLGIDPIWNVATNKLTFLNSFKMKMSVILGVIHMLFGVSLSLFNHLYFKKPLNIFLGFIPEIVFMFSLFGYLILLIFYKWTAYDVFTSKDAPSLLIHFINMCLFNYNDPTNKPLYAGQMGIQILLVLIALACVPCMLIVKTMVLRRQHLWKRHLGTQKFGGVRVGNGPTEDEAGIMDHDQLSQHSDEGDEHSEEEPFNFGDVAVHQAIHTIEYCLGCISNTASYLRLWALSLAHAQLSEVLWSMVMHLGLSSRSGGGFFGLSIIFSAFATLTVCILLIMEGLSAFLHALRLHWVEFQNKFYTGQGFKFVPFSFESILEGRFDD; encoded by the exons ATGGGGGAACTGTTCAGAAGTGAAGAGATGACACTGGCCCAGCTCTTCCTCCAGTCTGAGGCTGCCTACTGCTGCGTCAGTGAGCTGGGAGAACTGGGCATGGTCCAGTTCAGAGAT CTGAATCCAGATGTCAACGTATTTCAGCGCAAGTTTGTGAATGAAGTGAGAAGATGTGAGGAGATGGACAGGAAGCTAA GGTTTGTTGAGAAGGAGATCAAGAAGGCGAGCATCCCCATGGTGGACACTGGAGAGAATCCAGAAGTTCCTTTTCCCAGAGACATGATCGACCTGGAG GCCACGTTTGAGAAGCTGGAGAATGAACTGAAGGAGATCAACACCAACCAAGAAGCCCTGAAGAAGAACTTCCTGGAGCTGACGGAACTCAAGCACATCCTGCACAGAACCCAGCAGTTCTTTGATGAG ATGGAAGACCCCAACCTGCTGGAGGAGTCGTCAGCGCTGATGGAGGGCAGTGAGGGGGGCCGCGGGGCCCCCCTCAGACTGGG GTTTGTGGCTGGAGTGATCAGCAGAGAGAGGATTCCCACCTTTGAGCGGATGCTGTGGCGGGTGTGTCGTGGTAATGTCTTCCTACGGAAAGCGGAGATTGAAGACCCTCTGGAGGACCCCACCACG GGGGACCAAGTTCACAAGTCGGTGTTCATCATCTTCTTCCAGGGTGACCAACTCAAGAACAGGGTGAAGAAGATATGTGAAGG GTTCCGGGCGTCTCTCTACCCGTGCCCAGAGACCCCCCAGGAGAGGAAAGAGATGCTGGCTGGAGTCAACAGCCGCATTGAGGACCTCCAAATG GTACTGAACCAAACCGAAGACCACCGCCAGCGCGTGCTGCAGGCTGCCTCTAAGACCATGAGGGTGTGGTTCATCAAAGTGAGGAAGATGAAGGCCATCTATCACACCCTGAACCTCTGCAACATCGACGTCACTCAGAAATGTCTGATCGCTGAGGTGTGGTGTCCCGTCTCAGACCTGGACTCCATCCAGTTTGCTCTGCGCAGAGGAACG GAGAGGAGCGGCTCGACGGTGCCTTCCATCCTGAACAGGATGCAGACCAAGCAGACCCCACCAACCTTCAACAAGACCAACAAGTTCACGTCGGGCTTCCAGAACATCGTTGATGCCTACGGGATCGGGAACTACCGGGAAATAAATCCAG ctccatacACCATTATCACCTTtcccttcctgtttgctgtgATGTTTGGTGATATGGGTCATGGGGTGTTGATGACCGCTGCTGCCCTGTACTTGGTCCTCAGAGAGAGTCGAATCCTCGCCCAGAAAAGCGACAACGAG ATGTTCAACATGGTTTTCGCTGGTCGCTACATCATCCTTCTGATGGGGATCTTCTCAGTCTACACAGGCATCATCTACAATGACTGCTTCTCTAAGTCTCTGAACATGTTTGGCTCTGGTTGGAGTGTCAGGCCCATGTTCAACTCTAAAGGAGCCAACTGGTC GTCTGAGACCCTTGATGGGAATGCAGTTCTCCAGTTAGATCCAGCTGTTCCTGGGGTCTTCAACGGACCCTATCCTCTTGGGATCGACCCG ATCTGGAATGTTGCTACCAACAAGCTGACTTTCCTGAACTCGTTCAAGATGAAGATGTCAGTGATCCTCGGCGTCATCCACATGCTGTTTGGAGTCTCTCTGAGTCTCTTCAACCACCT GTACTTTAAGAAGCCTCTGAACATCTTTCTGGGCTTCATCCCAGAAATAGTCTTCATGTTCAGCTTGTTTGGTTACCTCATCCTGCTCATCTTCTACAAGTGGACCGCATATGATGTCTTCACCTCTAAAGATGCCCCAAGCCTGCTCATCCACTTCATCAACATGTGTCTGTTTAACTACAACGACCCAACCAACAAACCTCTCTACGCGGGCCAG ATGGGGATCCAGATCCTGCTGGTGCTCATTGCCCTGGCCTGTGTTCCCTGTATGCTGATAGTAAAGACCATGGTGCTCCGGCGTCAGCACCTGTGGAAACGGCATCTG GGCACGCAGAAGTTCGGAGGGGTGCGGGTGGGCAACGGACCCACGGAGGACGAGGCTGGCATCATGGACCACGACCAGCTCTCCCAGCACTCCGACGAAGGAGACGAG CACTCAGAAGAAGAACCG TTTAACTTTGGTGATGTGGCCGTCCATCAGGCCATCCACACCATAGAGTACTGTCTGGGTTGCATCTCCAACACGGCCTCCTATCTGCGCCTCTGGGCCCTCAGCCTCGCCCACGCAC AGCTGTCTGAGGTGCTCTGGTCTATGGTGATGCACCTGGGTCTGTCCTCTCGCAGTGGGGGCGGCTTCTTTGGCCTGTCAATCATCTTCTCTGCTTTCGCAACTCTAACTGTTTGCATCCTGCTCATCATGGAGGGACTGTCAGCTTTCCTGCATGCCCTGCGCCTGCACTG GGTGGAGTTCCAGAACAAGTTCTACACAGGTCAGGGCTTCAAGTTCGTCCCCTTCTCATTTGAGAGCATCCTGGAGGGGCGCTTCGATGACTGA
- the LOC122823238 gene encoding V-type proton ATPase 116 kDa subunit a1-like isoform X2 yields the protein MGELFRSEEMTLAQLFLQSEAAYCCVSELGELGMVQFRDLNPDVNVFQRKFVNEVRRCEEMDRKLRFVEKEIKKASIPMVDTGENPEVPFPRDMIDLEATFEKLENELKEINTNQEALKKNFLELTELKHILHRTQQFFDEMEDPNLLEESSALMEGSEGGRGAPLRLGFVAGVISRERIPTFERMLWRVCRGNVFLRKAEIEDPLEDPTTGDQVHKSVFIIFFQGDQLKNRVKKICEGFRASLYPCPETPQERKEMLAGVNSRIEDLQMVLNQTEDHRQRVLQAASKTMRVWFIKVRKMKAIYHTLNLCNIDVTQKCLIAEVWCPVSDLDSIQFALRRGTERSGSTVPSILNRMQTKQTPPTFNKTNKFTSGFQNIVDAYGIGNYREINPAPYTIITFPFLFAVMFGDMGHGVLMTAAALYLVLRESRILAQKSDNEMFNMVFAGRYIILLMGIFSVYTGIIYNDCFSKSLNMFGSGWSVRPMFNSKGANWSSETLDGNAVLQLDPAVPGVFNGPYPLGIDPIWNVATNKLTFLNSFKMKMSVILGVIHMLFGVSLSLFNHLYFKKPLNIFLGFIPEIVFMFSLFGYLILLIFYKWTAYDVFTSKDAPSLLIHFINMCLFNYNDPTNKPLYAGQMGIQILLVLIALACVPCMLIVKTMVLRRQHLWKRHLSQKREETPAENLEQSLEQTGVSSSCTGLTQQGTQKFGGVRVGNGPTEDEAGIMDHDQLSQHSDEGDEFNFGDVAVHQAIHTIEYCLGCISNTASYLRLWALSLAHAQLSEVLWSMVMHLGLSSRSGGGFFGLSIIFSAFATLTVCILLIMEGLSAFLHALRLHWVEFQNKFYTGQGFKFVPFSFESILEGRFDD from the exons ATGGGGGAACTGTTCAGAAGTGAAGAGATGACACTGGCCCAGCTCTTCCTCCAGTCTGAGGCTGCCTACTGCTGCGTCAGTGAGCTGGGAGAACTGGGCATGGTCCAGTTCAGAGAT CTGAATCCAGATGTCAACGTATTTCAGCGCAAGTTTGTGAATGAAGTGAGAAGATGTGAGGAGATGGACAGGAAGCTAA GGTTTGTTGAGAAGGAGATCAAGAAGGCGAGCATCCCCATGGTGGACACTGGAGAGAATCCAGAAGTTCCTTTTCCCAGAGACATGATCGACCTGGAG GCCACGTTTGAGAAGCTGGAGAATGAACTGAAGGAGATCAACACCAACCAAGAAGCCCTGAAGAAGAACTTCCTGGAGCTGACGGAACTCAAGCACATCCTGCACAGAACCCAGCAGTTCTTTGATGAG ATGGAAGACCCCAACCTGCTGGAGGAGTCGTCAGCGCTGATGGAGGGCAGTGAGGGGGGCCGCGGGGCCCCCCTCAGACTGGG GTTTGTGGCTGGAGTGATCAGCAGAGAGAGGATTCCCACCTTTGAGCGGATGCTGTGGCGGGTGTGTCGTGGTAATGTCTTCCTACGGAAAGCGGAGATTGAAGACCCTCTGGAGGACCCCACCACG GGGGACCAAGTTCACAAGTCGGTGTTCATCATCTTCTTCCAGGGTGACCAACTCAAGAACAGGGTGAAGAAGATATGTGAAGG GTTCCGGGCGTCTCTCTACCCGTGCCCAGAGACCCCCCAGGAGAGGAAAGAGATGCTGGCTGGAGTCAACAGCCGCATTGAGGACCTCCAAATG GTACTGAACCAAACCGAAGACCACCGCCAGCGCGTGCTGCAGGCTGCCTCTAAGACCATGAGGGTGTGGTTCATCAAAGTGAGGAAGATGAAGGCCATCTATCACACCCTGAACCTCTGCAACATCGACGTCACTCAGAAATGTCTGATCGCTGAGGTGTGGTGTCCCGTCTCAGACCTGGACTCCATCCAGTTTGCTCTGCGCAGAGGAACG GAGAGGAGCGGCTCGACGGTGCCTTCCATCCTGAACAGGATGCAGACCAAGCAGACCCCACCAACCTTCAACAAGACCAACAAGTTCACGTCGGGCTTCCAGAACATCGTTGATGCCTACGGGATCGGGAACTACCGGGAAATAAATCCAG ctccatacACCATTATCACCTTtcccttcctgtttgctgtgATGTTTGGTGATATGGGTCATGGGGTGTTGATGACCGCTGCTGCCCTGTACTTGGTCCTCAGAGAGAGTCGAATCCTCGCCCAGAAAAGCGACAACGAG ATGTTCAACATGGTTTTCGCTGGTCGCTACATCATCCTTCTGATGGGGATCTTCTCAGTCTACACAGGCATCATCTACAATGACTGCTTCTCTAAGTCTCTGAACATGTTTGGCTCTGGTTGGAGTGTCAGGCCCATGTTCAACTCTAAAGGAGCCAACTGGTC GTCTGAGACCCTTGATGGGAATGCAGTTCTCCAGTTAGATCCAGCTGTTCCTGGGGTCTTCAACGGACCCTATCCTCTTGGGATCGACCCG ATCTGGAATGTTGCTACCAACAAGCTGACTTTCCTGAACTCGTTCAAGATGAAGATGTCAGTGATCCTCGGCGTCATCCACATGCTGTTTGGAGTCTCTCTGAGTCTCTTCAACCACCT GTACTTTAAGAAGCCTCTGAACATCTTTCTGGGCTTCATCCCAGAAATAGTCTTCATGTTCAGCTTGTTTGGTTACCTCATCCTGCTCATCTTCTACAAGTGGACCGCATATGATGTCTTCACCTCTAAAGATGCCCCAAGCCTGCTCATCCACTTCATCAACATGTGTCTGTTTAACTACAACGACCCAACCAACAAACCTCTCTACGCGGGCCAG ATGGGGATCCAGATCCTGCTGGTGCTCATTGCCCTGGCCTGTGTTCCCTGTATGCTGATAGTAAAGACCATGGTGCTCCGGCGTCAGCACCTGTGGAAACGGCATCTG TCACAGAAGAGGGAAGAAACCCCTGCAGAGAATCTAGAGCAGTCTTTAGAGCAAACAGGGGTGTCCTCATCATGCACCGGACTCACCCAACAGGGCACGCAGAAGTTCGGAGGGGTGCGGGTGGGCAACGGACCCACGGAGGACGAGGCTGGCATCATGGACCACGACCAGCTCTCCCAGCACTCCGACGAAGGAGACGAG TTTAACTTTGGTGATGTGGCCGTCCATCAGGCCATCCACACCATAGAGTACTGTCTGGGTTGCATCTCCAACACGGCCTCCTATCTGCGCCTCTGGGCCCTCAGCCTCGCCCACGCAC AGCTGTCTGAGGTGCTCTGGTCTATGGTGATGCACCTGGGTCTGTCCTCTCGCAGTGGGGGCGGCTTCTTTGGCCTGTCAATCATCTTCTCTGCTTTCGCAACTCTAACTGTTTGCATCCTGCTCATCATGGAGGGACTGTCAGCTTTCCTGCATGCCCTGCGCCTGCACTG GGTGGAGTTCCAGAACAAGTTCTACACAGGTCAGGGCTTCAAGTTCGTCCCCTTCTCATTTGAGAGCATCCTGGAGGGGCGCTTCGATGACTGA
- the LOC122823238 gene encoding V-type proton ATPase 116 kDa subunit a1-like isoform X1 codes for MGELFRSEEMTLAQLFLQSEAAYCCVSELGELGMVQFRDLNPDVNVFQRKFVNEVRRCEEMDRKLRFVEKEIKKASIPMVDTGENPEVPFPRDMIDLEATFEKLENELKEINTNQEALKKNFLELTELKHILHRTQQFFDEMEDPNLLEESSALMEGSEGGRGAPLRLGFVAGVISRERIPTFERMLWRVCRGNVFLRKAEIEDPLEDPTTGDQVHKSVFIIFFQGDQLKNRVKKICEGFRASLYPCPETPQERKEMLAGVNSRIEDLQMVLNQTEDHRQRVLQAASKTMRVWFIKVRKMKAIYHTLNLCNIDVTQKCLIAEVWCPVSDLDSIQFALRRGTERSGSTVPSILNRMQTKQTPPTFNKTNKFTSGFQNIVDAYGIGNYREINPAPYTIITFPFLFAVMFGDMGHGVLMTAAALYLVLRESRILAQKSDNEMFNMVFAGRYIILLMGIFSVYTGIIYNDCFSKSLNMFGSGWSVRPMFNSKGANWSSETLDGNAVLQLDPAVPGVFNGPYPLGIDPIWNVATNKLTFLNSFKMKMSVILGVIHMLFGVSLSLFNHLYFKKPLNIFLGFIPEIVFMFSLFGYLILLIFYKWTAYDVFTSKDAPSLLIHFINMCLFNYNDPTNKPLYAGQMGIQILLVLIALACVPCMLIVKTMVLRRQHLWKRHLSQKREETPAENLEQSLEQTGVSSSCTGLTQQGTQKFGGVRVGNGPTEDEAGIMDHDQLSQHSDEGDEHSEEEPFNFGDVAVHQAIHTIEYCLGCISNTASYLRLWALSLAHAQLSEVLWSMVMHLGLSSRSGGGFFGLSIIFSAFATLTVCILLIMEGLSAFLHALRLHWVEFQNKFYTGQGFKFVPFSFESILEGRFDD; via the exons ATGGGGGAACTGTTCAGAAGTGAAGAGATGACACTGGCCCAGCTCTTCCTCCAGTCTGAGGCTGCCTACTGCTGCGTCAGTGAGCTGGGAGAACTGGGCATGGTCCAGTTCAGAGAT CTGAATCCAGATGTCAACGTATTTCAGCGCAAGTTTGTGAATGAAGTGAGAAGATGTGAGGAGATGGACAGGAAGCTAA GGTTTGTTGAGAAGGAGATCAAGAAGGCGAGCATCCCCATGGTGGACACTGGAGAGAATCCAGAAGTTCCTTTTCCCAGAGACATGATCGACCTGGAG GCCACGTTTGAGAAGCTGGAGAATGAACTGAAGGAGATCAACACCAACCAAGAAGCCCTGAAGAAGAACTTCCTGGAGCTGACGGAACTCAAGCACATCCTGCACAGAACCCAGCAGTTCTTTGATGAG ATGGAAGACCCCAACCTGCTGGAGGAGTCGTCAGCGCTGATGGAGGGCAGTGAGGGGGGCCGCGGGGCCCCCCTCAGACTGGG GTTTGTGGCTGGAGTGATCAGCAGAGAGAGGATTCCCACCTTTGAGCGGATGCTGTGGCGGGTGTGTCGTGGTAATGTCTTCCTACGGAAAGCGGAGATTGAAGACCCTCTGGAGGACCCCACCACG GGGGACCAAGTTCACAAGTCGGTGTTCATCATCTTCTTCCAGGGTGACCAACTCAAGAACAGGGTGAAGAAGATATGTGAAGG GTTCCGGGCGTCTCTCTACCCGTGCCCAGAGACCCCCCAGGAGAGGAAAGAGATGCTGGCTGGAGTCAACAGCCGCATTGAGGACCTCCAAATG GTACTGAACCAAACCGAAGACCACCGCCAGCGCGTGCTGCAGGCTGCCTCTAAGACCATGAGGGTGTGGTTCATCAAAGTGAGGAAGATGAAGGCCATCTATCACACCCTGAACCTCTGCAACATCGACGTCACTCAGAAATGTCTGATCGCTGAGGTGTGGTGTCCCGTCTCAGACCTGGACTCCATCCAGTTTGCTCTGCGCAGAGGAACG GAGAGGAGCGGCTCGACGGTGCCTTCCATCCTGAACAGGATGCAGACCAAGCAGACCCCACCAACCTTCAACAAGACCAACAAGTTCACGTCGGGCTTCCAGAACATCGTTGATGCCTACGGGATCGGGAACTACCGGGAAATAAATCCAG ctccatacACCATTATCACCTTtcccttcctgtttgctgtgATGTTTGGTGATATGGGTCATGGGGTGTTGATGACCGCTGCTGCCCTGTACTTGGTCCTCAGAGAGAGTCGAATCCTCGCCCAGAAAAGCGACAACGAG ATGTTCAACATGGTTTTCGCTGGTCGCTACATCATCCTTCTGATGGGGATCTTCTCAGTCTACACAGGCATCATCTACAATGACTGCTTCTCTAAGTCTCTGAACATGTTTGGCTCTGGTTGGAGTGTCAGGCCCATGTTCAACTCTAAAGGAGCCAACTGGTC GTCTGAGACCCTTGATGGGAATGCAGTTCTCCAGTTAGATCCAGCTGTTCCTGGGGTCTTCAACGGACCCTATCCTCTTGGGATCGACCCG ATCTGGAATGTTGCTACCAACAAGCTGACTTTCCTGAACTCGTTCAAGATGAAGATGTCAGTGATCCTCGGCGTCATCCACATGCTGTTTGGAGTCTCTCTGAGTCTCTTCAACCACCT GTACTTTAAGAAGCCTCTGAACATCTTTCTGGGCTTCATCCCAGAAATAGTCTTCATGTTCAGCTTGTTTGGTTACCTCATCCTGCTCATCTTCTACAAGTGGACCGCATATGATGTCTTCACCTCTAAAGATGCCCCAAGCCTGCTCATCCACTTCATCAACATGTGTCTGTTTAACTACAACGACCCAACCAACAAACCTCTCTACGCGGGCCAG ATGGGGATCCAGATCCTGCTGGTGCTCATTGCCCTGGCCTGTGTTCCCTGTATGCTGATAGTAAAGACCATGGTGCTCCGGCGTCAGCACCTGTGGAAACGGCATCTG TCACAGAAGAGGGAAGAAACCCCTGCAGAGAATCTAGAGCAGTCTTTAGAGCAAACAGGGGTGTCCTCATCATGCACCGGACTCACCCAACAGGGCACGCAGAAGTTCGGAGGGGTGCGGGTGGGCAACGGACCCACGGAGGACGAGGCTGGCATCATGGACCACGACCAGCTCTCCCAGCACTCCGACGAAGGAGACGAG CACTCAGAAGAAGAACCG TTTAACTTTGGTGATGTGGCCGTCCATCAGGCCATCCACACCATAGAGTACTGTCTGGGTTGCATCTCCAACACGGCCTCCTATCTGCGCCTCTGGGCCCTCAGCCTCGCCCACGCAC AGCTGTCTGAGGTGCTCTGGTCTATGGTGATGCACCTGGGTCTGTCCTCTCGCAGTGGGGGCGGCTTCTTTGGCCTGTCAATCATCTTCTCTGCTTTCGCAACTCTAACTGTTTGCATCCTGCTCATCATGGAGGGACTGTCAGCTTTCCTGCATGCCCTGCGCCTGCACTG GGTGGAGTTCCAGAACAAGTTCTACACAGGTCAGGGCTTCAAGTTCGTCCCCTTCTCATTTGAGAGCATCCTGGAGGGGCGCTTCGATGACTGA